One region of Chanodichthys erythropterus isolate Z2021 chromosome 17, ASM2448905v1, whole genome shotgun sequence genomic DNA includes:
- the si:ch211-167j9.5 gene encoding fibroblast growth factor receptor homolog 1, with product MATDNSSEANFQDLSKLDLGHIVLICTYGVTIFFMIILGCLCLNKYRSMKKTIRDLRQRRSGVIPRVLSQDSPPPSPNVLNIPELPEGTTESPLQRQQTKSSCRFPWKPPLQVPRFTKADLNLIQLIKAGREGVFYKGRIMRGTCRGHLLVTCKIGKEGITPKQMENEVSIMRKLAYHKNVMQLLDWNTVEEPYMLIMEFISYGTLRSFVQKHKDELSADPELQSQFTIVSYHIALAMEHLRSKMVVHCDLALRNILVSRFPWEVKVAEFGLARDLTRMRSRRSSRKKQHKERVPLRWYPPEYFRNNYYSFKGDVWAFGIVLWEMQSFGTLPYPVLNTSEQVVYNVCAGYKNTVPSTCRPEIEQIIQDCWLDPYTSRPSFKDIVKILENIVESDGDYVDVDNQRILNAEEK from the exons ATGGCAACTGACAATTCATCCGAAGCAAATTTTCAAGACCTGTCAA AACTTGATCTTGGACACATCGTTCTAATCTGCACCTATGGTGTTACCATTTTCTTCATGATTATACTTGGATGCCTTTGCCTAAACAA GTATCGGTCAATGAAGAAGACCATACGGGATCTGAGGCAGCGGAGGTCAGGTGTGATCCCCCGAGTTCTTTCCCAAGATTCTCCTCCTCCATCTCCCAATGTTCTAAATATCCCTGAACTACCAGAAGGTACTACAGAGAGCCCGTTACAGAGACAACAAACTAAATCCAGCTGCAGATTTCCCTGGAAGCCTCCACTACAG GTTCCCCGGTTCACAAAAGCAGACCTGAACCTTATTCAGCTCATAAAGGCAGGTAGAGAAGGAGTCTTCTACAAAGGGAGGATAATGAGGGGCACTTGTAGAGGCCACTTGCTGGTCACTTGCAAAATTGGAAAAGAAG GTATCACACCTAAGCAGATGGAAAATGAGGTGTCTATTATGAGAAAGCTGGCGTATCATAAAAATGTGATGCAGCTGTTAGACTGGAACACAGTAGAGG AGCCGTATATGCTGATCATGGAGTTCATAAGCTACGGAACCCTGCGCAGTTTTGTTCAGAAACACAAAGATGAACTGAGCGCCGACCCTGAACTGCAGAGCCAGTTCACCATTGTGTCTTACCACATCGCCCTGGCCATGGAGCACTTGCGCTCCAAAATG GTGGTGCACTGTGACCTCGCCTTAAGGAACATTCTGGTGAGCCGATTCCCATGGGAGGTGAAGGTAGCAGAGTTTGGCCTGGCCAGGGACTTGACCCGCATGAGGAGCAGACGCAGCAGCAGGAAAAAACAGCACAAG GAACGCGTGCCCCTGCGCTGGTACCCTCCAGAGTACTTCCGGAACAACTACTACAGCTTTAAGGGAGATGTCTGGGCGTTTGGTATCGTGCTGTGGGAGATGCAGTCATTTG GCACCTTGCCATATCCAGTTCTGAACACATCTGAGCAAGTGGTGTATAATGTCTGTGCTGGATACAAAAACACTGTCCCCAGCACCTgccgtccagaaat AGAACAGATCATACAAGACTGCTGGTTGGATCCATACACATCCAGACCTTCATTTAAAGACATTGTCAAGATCCTGGAGAATATTGTGGAGAGTGATGGG GATTATGTGGATGTTGACAACCAAAGGATCTTGAATGCAGAAGAAAAGTGA
- the ift20 gene encoding intraflagellar transport protein 20 homolog: MAKDPLAEAGLHFDELNKLRVLEPDVSQKTTELKEECEDFVDKIGQFQKIVGGLIELVDELAKEAENEKMKAIGARNLLKSVEKQREAQQQQLQALIAEKKMQLERYRIEYEALQKVEAEQNEFIDQFILQK; encoded by the exons ATGGCTAAAGACCCGTTGGCAGAGGCTGGTCTTCATTTTGATGAACTCAACAAATTGCGAGTACTCGAGCCTGATGTGAGCCAGAAAACCACTGAGCTCAAAGAGGAATGTGAGGACTTTGTTGACa AAATCGGCCAGTTTCAGAAAATTGTAGGTGGACTTATTGAACTTGTGGATGAACTGGCAAAGGAagctgaaaatgaaaaaatgaag GCCATAGGTGCAAGAAATTTGCTGAAATCGGTTGAAAAGCAACGAGAGGCTCAACAGCAACAGCTTCAGGCTTTGATTGCAGAAAAGAAAATGCAGTTGGAAAG gTATCGAATAGAATATGAAGCTCTTCAGAAAGTCGAAGCAGAGCAGAATGAATTCATCGATCAGTTTATACTGCAGAAATAA
- the tmem97 gene encoding sigma intracellular receptor 2, protein MFLRALEIIYFIYFASHIPITLMVDLQALLPEHLYPPELRNLLHWYAAEFKDPMMMDPPAWFKSFVFCEALVQLPFFPVAAYAFLKGGCKWIRTPAIIYSAHVATTLLPILSHVLFYNFPLAPHPGPQTLNERLTLVSIYAPYLIIPVMILLTMLFSSPYNSTSPKGNASSKSKKQR, encoded by the exons atgttTCTTCGCGCTTTAGaaattatatatttcatatacttTGCGTCACACATCCCAATTACTCTCATGGTTGATCTTCAGGCTTTGCTTCCAGAACATCTGTATCCACCTGAG CTGAGAAACTTATTGCACTGGTATGCTGCTGAATTCAAGGATCCTATGATGATGGACCCGCCTGCGTGGTTCAAGTCTTTTGTATTCTGCGAAGCTCTCGTGCAGCTGCCCTTTTTCCCAGTTGCAGCATACGCCTTCCTAAAGG GTGGCTGCAAATGGATCAGAACTCCAGCAATCATTTATTCTGCTCATGTGGCCACCACTCTTCTCCCAATTTTAAGCCATGTGCTTTTCTATAACTTTCCTTTGGCGCCACATCCAGGACCCCAAACTTTGAACGAACGCCTGACCCTGGTGTCCATTTATGCTCCGTACCTTATCATCCCTGTTATGATACTGCTCACCATGCTCTTCAGTTCACCATATAACTCAACCTCTCCGAAAGGAAACGCTTCCTCAAAATCCAAGAAACAAAGATAG
- the rad1 gene encoding cell cycle checkpoint protein RAD1, translated as MPLSTQSQADIDQYILIASLDNARNLSNILKAISFKDHAIFNATQNGLKVTVEDSKCLQANAFIQADIFQEYTIKEDAVGFQVNLTVLLDCLTIFGGSTVPGVCTALRMCYNGYGYPLTLFLEEGGVVTVCKINTQEPEEPIDFDFCSTNVTNKVILQSDSLKEAFSELDMTSEVLQITMSPSHPYFRLSTFGNSGNAHYDYPKDSDMMELFQCTKLQTNRYKMSLLKPSTKALALSCKVSVRTDSRGFLSLQYLVRNDDGQICFVEYYCCPDEEVGEE; from the exons ATGCCTCTGTCAACTCAGTCCCAAGCGGACATTGACCAGTACATTCTGATAGCCAGTTTGGATAACGCGAGGAATCTGTCCAACATCCTTAAAGCCATCTCTTTCAAGGACCATGCCATCTTCAATGCAACGCAGAATGGGTTAAAAGTCACTGTAGAGGATTCAAAATGCCTTCAAGCCAATGCGTTCATTCAG GCTGACATCTTTCAAGAATACACTATCAAAGAGGATGCAGTTGGGTTTCAGGTTAACCTAACTGTCCTTCTGGATTGCCTAACCATATTTGGGGGGAGCACAGTCCCAG GTGTGTGCACTGCACTGAGAATGTGCTACAATGGCTATGGATATCCACTGACTTTGTTCCTGGAGGAAGGTGGCGTGGTCACTGTATGCAAGATCAATACACAGGAGCCTGAGGAGCCCATAGACTTTGACTTTTGCAGCACAAATGTAACCAATAAGGTGATTCTGCAGTCAGACAGTCTTAAAGAGGCTTTTTCTGAGCTTGACATGACCAGTGAAGTTCTGCAGATCACTATGTCACCAAGCCATCCGTACTTCAG ATTATCCACATTCGGGAATTCTGGAAACGCCCATTATGACTATCCCAAAGACTCAGACATGATGGAGCTGTTCCAGTGTACTAAATTACAGACCAACAG GTATAAGATGTCCCTGTTGAAACCTTCTACAAAGGCCTTGGCTCTGTCCTGTAAAGTCTCCGTGAGAACGGACAGTCGAGGCTTTCTCTCTCTACAGTATCTTGTGAGGAATGATGATGGTCAGATTTGTTTTGTGGAATACTATTGCTGCCCGGATGAAGAAGTGGGTGAAGAGTAA